A stretch of Mya arenaria isolate MELC-2E11 chromosome 14, ASM2691426v1 DNA encodes these proteins:
- the LOC128217474 gene encoding aspartate and serine-rich protein-like, producing MFSTKGQSSSKDYNSGCRDCNSDSDSRYYNSVYNSDCKDYNSESKDYNSDCKDYNSDCNSDCKDYISGCRDYNSDCKDYNSDCKDYNSDCNSDCKDYNPDCKDYNSDYNSKSKDYNSDSKDYNSNYKDYNSDCDSDYKDYNSGCRAYNSDNRDYNSDCKDYNSDHKDYNSGCKDYNSDCKE from the exons atgttttcaactAAAGGACAATCCAGCAGCAAGGACTATAACTCTGGCTGCAGGGACTGCAACTCTGACTCTGACAGCAGGTACTACAACTCT GTCTACAACTCTGATTGCAAGGACTACAACTCTGAGTCCAAGGACTACAACTCTGACTGCAAGGACTACAACTCTGACTGCAACTCTGACTGCAAGGACTACATCTCTGGCTGCAGGGACTACAACTCTGACTGCAAGGACTACAACTCTGACTGCAAGGACTACAACTCTGACTGCAACTCTGACTGCAAGGACTACAACCCTGACTGCAAGGACTACAACTCT GACTACAACTCTAAGTCCAAGGACTACAACTCTGACAGCAAGGACTACAACTCTAACTACAAGGACTACAACTCTGACTGCGACTCTGACTACAAGGACTACAACTCTGGCTGCAGGGCCTACAACTCTGACAACAGGGACTACAACTCTGACTGCAAGGACTACAACTCTGATCACAAGGACTACAACTCTGGCTGCAAAGACTACAACTCTGACTGCAAGGAATAA